One window of the Candidatus Jettenia sp. genome contains the following:
- a CDS encoding chromate resistance protein, whose product MNKWILLTHQIAQDAPKLRVKVWRSLKKLGAVLFKNAVYLLPYTKEHEESMQWICKQIRDSGSDASLFITESMDKKHNEEIIKTFQESCNKEYLPLIDQCNDVLKQIEQIEGTEGVTDRFGEDLKRKLSEIIKGADEVAKIDFFHAPQREVLLKKIESIRQKIEKWSKKMKEEVPVINKVYQKKDFLGKKWVTRKDIYIDRLASAWLIRRFIDSNAKFTFISKGENNLPKNTVPFDMYGAEFTHHGDDCTFETLIKAFDLKDPALRPIAEIVHDIDLKDNKYDRKEADGIDQIITGLSKKLNNDNKLLEKGMEIFDALYQNYSSNYE is encoded by the coding sequence ATGAATAAATGGATACTTCTTACACATCAAATTGCACAAGACGCACCAAAACTTAGAGTAAAGGTCTGGCGAAGTCTAAAAAAACTGGGAGCCGTACTTTTCAAAAATGCCGTATATTTACTCCCTTATACGAAGGAACATGAAGAGAGTATGCAGTGGATTTGTAAACAAATTAGGGACAGTGGAAGTGATGCATCGCTCTTTATTACTGAATCAATGGATAAAAAGCACAATGAAGAGATCATCAAAACCTTTCAGGAATCCTGTAATAAGGAGTATCTTCCATTAATTGATCAATGCAATGATGTGCTAAAACAAATAGAACAGATAGAAGGGACAGAAGGTGTAACAGACCGTTTTGGAGAAGATTTGAAAAGGAAATTAAGCGAGATAATAAAAGGTGCTGATGAGGTAGCAAAGATCGATTTCTTCCATGCCCCACAGAGAGAAGTGCTCCTGAAAAAAATTGAATCTATACGCCAGAAGATAGAAAAATGGTCTAAAAAAATGAAAGAAGAAGTACCTGTAATCAATAAAGTTTATCAAAAAAAGGATTTTCTGGGTAAAAAATGGGTGACGCGAAAGGATATTTACATCGACCGTTTAGCATCTGCCTGGCTTATCAGGAGATTTATAGATTCAAATGCGAAGTTCACTTTTATATCCAAAGGAGAAAATAACCTGCCAAAAAATACTGTACCTTTCGATATGTATGGCGCAGAATTTACCCATCATGGCGATGATTGTACCTTTGAAACCTTAATCAAAGCGTTTGATTTAAAAGATCCTGCTCTACGACCAATTGCGGAAATTGTGCATGATATAGATTTGAAAGATAATAAATATGATCGCAAAGAGGCCGATGGAATAGATCAAATTATTACCGGGCTTAGCAAAAAACTCAATAACGATAATAAGTTATTGGAGAAGGGTATGGAGATCTTTGATGCCCTCTATCAAAATTACTCTTCAAACTATGAGTGA
- a CDS encoding extracellular solute-binding protein has translation MRFIILVILVPLLFLRICLGGEVVVYTSEDKVFSEPILQQFEKKTGIKVRAIYDTEETKSTGLVNRLIAEKDNPRADVFWSGDPVRPVLLEMKGITTPYISSSAVDIPEIYKDNEGHWTGFSARARIILYNTSLISTDEKPLSLFDLTKPKWRGQVAIANPLFGTTSIHMAALFITLGDEKARKFLQDLKANGVKIVSSNGEVKRLVARGEVTVGLTDTDDANVAIQEGSPVKIVFPNQQDMGTLIMPNMVCLIKNSPNPENGKKLIDFLLSKEVEKSLAWAPCAQMPLRYDVRTPADVVTINAIKGMDIDYHAVAQKLDEIGEFLKQWAGY, from the coding sequence ATGAGATTTATTATCTTGGTGATTTTAGTTCCATTACTCTTCCTAAGAATATGCCTCGGAGGAGAGGTAGTTGTTTATACCTCAGAAGATAAGGTCTTCTCGGAACCTATTCTTCAACAGTTTGAGAAAAAGACAGGGATAAAGGTTCGAGCTATTTATGATACGGAGGAGACAAAGAGTACCGGTTTGGTTAACCGCCTGATTGCTGAGAAGGATAATCCACGGGCTGATGTATTCTGGAGCGGGGATCCGGTACGGCCTGTGTTGCTTGAGATGAAGGGGATAACAACACCCTATATTTCTAGTTCAGCAGTAGATATCCCGGAAATTTACAAGGATAATGAGGGACATTGGACTGGTTTTTCCGCGCGTGCCCGCATTATTCTTTACAATACAAGTCTTATAAGTACGGATGAGAAGCCATTATCCCTGTTTGACCTTACAAAGCCAAAATGGAGAGGGCAGGTTGCCATCGCAAACCCATTATTTGGGACCACCTCCATACATATGGCAGCCCTGTTTATCACATTGGGCGATGAGAAGGCAAGGAAATTTCTCCAAGACTTAAAGGCAAATGGTGTAAAAATCGTCTCATCGAACGGTGAGGTAAAACGACTTGTTGCAAGAGGAGAGGTTACGGTGGGTCTTACCGATACTGATGATGCGAATGTTGCTATTCAGGAGGGAAGTCCGGTAAAGATAGTGTTTCCGAACCAACAGGATATGGGTACGCTTATTATGCCGAATATGGTTTGTCTTATAAAGAATAGCCCAAATCCAGAAAACGGAAAAAAATTAATTGATTTCCTTTTGAGTAAAGAAGTTGAAAAAAGTCTGGCATGGGCGCCCTGTGCACAAATGCCACTGAGATACGATGTACGAACACCCGCAGATGTTGTAACAATTAATGCCATAAAAGGTATGGATATTGATTACCATGCAGTTGCACAAAAACTTGACGAGATCGGTGAATTTCTCAAGCAGTGGGCAGGTTATTAA
- a CDS encoding iron ABC transporter permease, translating to MQKRLTLGFFFTLFICTTFIPIVWMFGSSLCEDGRFSFVYYRDIFLTQRYVRVILNSLILASITTALSSLAGVPAGFFLAKTNLPLKNVFKICFLIPFIIPSYIVGIAWANLLGRTGFLNTFLSQYTPLSPESISNRIYSLYGASFILSINLFPVVMLMTEYALKNVNPRLEESGLIAGSIFQVVRQITLPLVAPAILSSMMIVFILSLSEFGIPSLLQVNVLTTQIFTQFSAFYNEKAATASAFPLIGITIILMILEQVYFRGKSFEILERRASHGTIHYQERWLTVTGILFCTFIFILCVVVPLTTLMVSSKTVSAYYDAFHLAKNGIKNTVLYGSLGTTFLTVVGFFLGYLSEKVQSKLRNSIAPFIWLFFAVPATVIGVGLIKVCNRPEGIFQFIYGSLWIIIWGYGARFLPLSSRIMANYFKQIPNSMEEAGIVTGAPWFHILKKIIVPLQGYGIVAAWLISFMFCVGELGTTILVYPPGHETLPITLFTVMVNSPASIVSALSLIIVVMTLLPLGIFLAASRYFLKTEIKGSGVLR from the coding sequence ATGCAAAAAAGGTTAACATTGGGTTTTTTCTTTACGTTGTTTATCTGCACCACATTCATACCAATTGTGTGGATGTTCGGAAGCTCTCTCTGTGAGGATGGTAGGTTTTCATTTGTTTATTACAGGGATATTTTTTTAACACAAAGGTATGTAAGGGTTATCCTTAATAGTCTTATCCTTGCTTCTATTACAACCGCGTTGTCTTCGCTTGCAGGCGTTCCCGCAGGATTTTTTTTAGCGAAAACAAACCTTCCCCTGAAAAATGTCTTTAAAATATGTTTTCTTATCCCATTTATTATACCATCTTATATAGTGGGTATTGCCTGGGCAAATTTATTAGGAAGGACAGGGTTTTTGAATACCTTCCTATCTCAATATACGCCGCTCTCCCCTGAGTCAATCTCAAACCGTATATATAGTTTGTATGGTGCTTCGTTTATTCTTTCGATAAATCTCTTTCCTGTCGTAATGTTAATGACTGAATATGCTCTAAAAAATGTAAATCCACGGCTTGAAGAAAGTGGCCTTATAGCAGGGAGTATTTTTCAGGTAGTACGACAAATTACGTTACCCTTAGTTGCCCCTGCCATTCTTTCAAGTATGATGATTGTTTTTATACTGTCACTTTCTGAGTTTGGCATACCATCGTTATTGCAGGTTAATGTACTTACCACCCAGATATTTACCCAGTTTAGTGCCTTTTATAATGAGAAGGCTGCAACGGCAAGTGCCTTTCCACTCATAGGAATTACCATCATCCTCATGATATTAGAGCAGGTTTATTTCCGGGGAAAGTCGTTTGAGATATTGGAAAGAAGGGCTTCACATGGTACGATACACTATCAAGAAAGATGGCTTACTGTGACAGGTATACTCTTCTGTACCTTTATTTTCATTCTCTGTGTTGTTGTTCCTCTTACTACCCTTATGGTAAGCAGTAAAACAGTATCGGCATATTATGATGCATTTCATTTAGCGAAGAATGGTATCAAAAATACTGTCCTTTACGGCTCTCTCGGGACTACATTTCTTACCGTTGTGGGTTTCTTTTTGGGTTATCTTTCAGAAAAAGTCCAATCAAAATTGAGAAACAGTATAGCACCATTTATTTGGCTATTCTTTGCAGTGCCTGCAACGGTGATAGGTGTCGGACTCATTAAGGTCTGCAATAGGCCTGAAGGTATATTCCAGTTTATCTATGGTTCCTTATGGATCATTATTTGGGGGTATGGAGCACGTTTTTTGCCATTATCAAGCCGTATTATGGCGAATTACTTTAAGCAAATTCCCAACTCGATGGAGGAAGCAGGTATAGTAACCGGTGCCCCGTGGTTCCATATTTTAAAGAAAATTATCGTACCTTTACAAGGGTATGGGATAGTCGCTGCATGGTTGATTTCCTTCATGTTTTGTGTTGGAGAATTGGGTACAACGATATTGGTATACCCACCGGGACACGAAACGCTTCCGATAACACTATTCACGGTGATGGTAAACAGTCCGGCAAGTATTGTTTCAGCGCTTTCTCTTATCATTGTGGTAATGACGTTATTACCTCTCGGTATTTTCCTTGCTGCATCAAGATATTTCCTAAAAACCGAAATAAAAGGTAGCGGAGTCCTACGGTAG
- a CDS encoding ABC transporter ATP-binding protein has protein sequence MNMLEVKHVIKILGKKEVVRGVSFEVERGQLLALLGPSGCGKTTTLRMIAGLEVPDYGEIWIDGTLASGSQKVVMSQKERHIGMVFQDLALWPHMTVYKNIDFGLKAIGLTRAERQKRIEAVLCKVNMKKYANEYPSRLSGGQQQLIAIARAIVTEPKLLLMDEPLSNIDVQLRDDIRKEIKRIQQETGITTVYVTHDQEDAFLLANKIAIMNTGVIEQVDSPEGIYFSPKTFFVANFVGESNILPVRILRRDRVSAPWGEFVCNTKDHERGDAFLFFRPHQALIEENGYYEGIITSRDFIIGKYRYHISISGSGCEITLYDQGVHEIGKPVRFSMKEMRILFA, from the coding sequence ATGAATATGCTTGAAGTAAAGCACGTAATAAAAATCCTTGGTAAAAAGGAGGTTGTGAGAGGTGTTTCCTTTGAGGTTGAGAGGGGACAACTGCTGGCCCTTTTAGGTCCTTCCGGATGTGGAAAGACGACAACGCTAAGAATGATTGCAGGTTTAGAAGTACCCGATTATGGTGAGATTTGGATTGATGGGACACTTGCCAGTGGCAGCCAAAAGGTAGTGATGTCCCAAAAAGAACGTCATATCGGAATGGTATTTCAAGACCTCGCCCTCTGGCCGCATATGACGGTGTATAAGAACATAGATTTTGGGCTAAAGGCAATTGGGCTTACAAGGGCTGAGAGACAAAAAAGGATTGAGGCTGTTCTCTGCAAGGTTAATATGAAAAAATATGCCAACGAGTATCCATCGAGACTTTCAGGGGGACAACAACAGCTCATTGCCATTGCAAGAGCCATTGTTACAGAGCCCAAGTTACTCCTCATGGACGAACCCTTATCGAATATTGATGTGCAATTGCGTGATGATATTAGAAAGGAAATAAAACGTATTCAGCAGGAGACGGGGATTACTACAGTTTATGTAACTCACGACCAGGAAGATGCATTTCTCTTGGCTAATAAGATAGCAATAATGAATACAGGAGTAATAGAACAGGTGGATAGTCCTGAAGGGATTTATTTTTCTCCGAAAACATTTTTTGTGGCCAATTTTGTGGGAGAATCAAATATCTTACCAGTAAGAATACTGAGGAGAGATAGAGTATCAGCCCCATGGGGAGAATTCGTGTGTAACACAAAAGATCATGAGAGGGGAGATGCTTTTCTCTTTTTCAGGCCGCATCAAGCATTGATTGAGGAGAACGGCTATTATGAGGGTATAATTACGAGTCGAGATTTTATAATAGGAAAATATAGATATCATATTTCAATCTCGGGATCGGGATGTGAGATTACCTTGTACGACCAAGGGGTTCACGAAATAGGCAAGCCGGTGAGGTTTTCTATGAAAGAAATGAGGATATTGTTTGCTTAA
- the kdsB gene encoding 3-deoxy-manno-octulosonate cytidylyltransferase produces the protein MSAVVIIPARYASTRLPGKLILPEAKVITGRYIIEHVYQNVKQSQRISRVIVATDSQLIYDIVKGFGGDVEMTSLSHISGTDRIAEVASRLDANVIVNVQGDEPEVDAAMVDQVFDTLVKDDKAVMATLANTITNASELSNPNVVKVVLDRYGYALYFSRSQIPYVRDSKDPVNERGAIFLRHLGIYAYQRDFLLEYTKLPASPLEDLEKLEQLRALFNGYKIKVAITNYTSHGIDTRDDLTAFMGKYKHD, from the coding sequence TTGAGCGCAGTTGTTATTATTCCCGCGAGGTACGCATCTACGAGACTCCCTGGAAAATTAATCCTGCCAGAAGCCAAAGTTATTACCGGAAGATATATCATAGAGCACGTCTACCAGAATGTAAAACAGTCACAACGGATTAGTAGGGTGATTGTTGCTACAGATAGTCAATTGATATATGATATTGTTAAAGGATTTGGCGGAGATGTAGAGATGACCTCTTTATCGCATATCTCAGGAACAGATAGAATTGCAGAGGTAGCAAGTCGGTTGGATGCAAACGTTATCGTAAATGTACAGGGAGACGAACCAGAGGTAGATGCGGCAATGGTAGATCAGGTCTTTGATACTTTGGTGAAGGATGATAAAGCTGTTATGGCTACTCTTGCAAATACCATAACAAATGCCTCAGAATTATCGAATCCAAATGTAGTAAAGGTTGTGCTTGATCGCTATGGATATGCGCTTTATTTTTCTCGTTCACAGATTCCGTATGTGCGAGATAGTAAAGATCCGGTGAACGAGCGGGGAGCCATATTTCTGAGACATCTCGGTATTTATGCGTATCAGAGAGATTTTTTATTAGAATACACGAAACTGCCAGCTTCGCCTTTGGAAGATCTCGAGAAGCTAGAGCAGCTCAGGGCGCTCTTTAACGGATATAAGATAAAGGTAGCAATTACGAATTATACATCCCATGGTATTGACACGAGGGATGATTTGACAGCGTTTATGGGAAAATACAAACATGACTAA
- a CDS encoding CTP synthase codes for MTKHIFVTGGVVSSLGKGLNSASMGMLLESRGLKVRLQKFDPYVNIDPGTMSPYEHGEVYVTEDGAETDLDLGHYERFTNTETNRYCNFTTGSIYYSVIMKERKGEYLGKTVQVIPHITNEIMECIQKLDGPDTDVVISEIGGIVGDIENQPFLEAIRQFGQKVGRENVLYIHLTLIPYLSAAEEIKTKPTQHSVGMLRQAGIQPDIIICRTEKHLSAEVKEKLSLFCNVDKNAIIEEKDVKPYLYEIPLILVEQGLDKLIIQKLRLETNGDNIDKWLSILEILKNPSRATEIAIVGKYIGHQSAYESIYESLIHGGIGNSARVKVRRVESVDIEKNGVKSYLEGVAGILVPGGFGERGVEGKIEAIRYARENKIPFFGICLGMQCATIEFARNVCNLSGANSTEFDINTVHPVISLLEEQRKVSSKGGTMRLGAQPCVLQVNTKAFQAYGRRDISERHRHRYEFNNTYKEIFLSKGMIFSGHSPNEQLVEIIELKDHPWFVCVQFHPEFKSKPTSPHPLFKEFIRAAIGFYKENSQG; via the coding sequence ATGACTAAACACATATTTGTTACTGGCGGTGTGGTCTCTTCGCTTGGCAAGGGCCTCAATTCTGCCTCTATGGGGATGTTATTAGAAAGCAGAGGATTGAAGGTAAGACTTCAGAAATTTGATCCCTATGTGAATATAGATCCGGGAACTATGAGCCCTTATGAGCACGGGGAAGTATATGTAACTGAGGACGGTGCCGAGACAGACCTCGATTTGGGGCATTATGAGCGGTTTACAAACACCGAAACGAACAGGTATTGTAATTTTACGACAGGTTCAATTTACTACTCCGTTATTATGAAAGAACGTAAAGGGGAATATTTAGGGAAGACAGTGCAGGTGATTCCCCATATTACCAATGAGATTATGGAGTGTATACAAAAGCTGGACGGGCCTGATACAGATGTCGTTATATCTGAAATTGGTGGTATCGTGGGAGATATAGAAAATCAACCGTTTCTTGAAGCTATAAGGCAATTTGGTCAAAAGGTCGGCAGAGAAAATGTGCTGTATATTCACCTGACGCTTATCCCCTATCTCAGTGCTGCGGAGGAGATAAAAACAAAACCAACACAGCATAGTGTGGGGATGTTGCGACAGGCAGGTATTCAGCCTGACATAATTATTTGCAGGACAGAAAAGCATTTGAGTGCAGAGGTAAAAGAGAAGCTATCCCTTTTCTGCAATGTGGATAAGAATGCAATTATTGAGGAGAAAGATGTAAAACCCTATCTCTATGAAATACCCCTAATCCTTGTTGAGCAGGGCTTAGATAAGCTTATTATCCAGAAATTGAGATTGGAGACAAATGGCGATAATATTGATAAATGGTTATCGATACTAGAAATACTAAAGAATCCAAGCCGAGCTACAGAAATTGCCATTGTAGGGAAATATATAGGTCATCAATCGGCGTATGAGTCTATTTATGAATCTCTGATACATGGGGGGATAGGCAATAGTGCACGTGTAAAGGTACGCAGGGTAGAATCTGTGGATATAGAAAAAAACGGAGTTAAGTCGTATCTTGAAGGGGTTGCAGGTATCCTTGTGCCGGGAGGATTTGGTGAACGTGGTGTTGAAGGAAAGATTGAGGCGATACGATATGCGAGGGAAAACAAGATTCCCTTTTTTGGAATTTGCCTCGGTATGCAATGTGCAACCATTGAGTTTGCAAGGAATGTATGTAATTTGAGCGGAGCAAATAGCACAGAGTTTGATATAAATACAGTCCATCCGGTAATTAGTTTATTAGAAGAGCAGCGCAAGGTATCCTCTAAGGGAGGGACTATGAGGTTAGGCGCCCAGCCTTGTGTTCTGCAGGTGAATACAAAGGCGTTTCAGGCGTATGGAAGACGGGATATATCGGAACGCCATCGGCACAGATACGAATTTAATAATACCTATAAAGAGATATTTTTATCTAAGGGCATGATCTTCAGCGGCCATTCACCGAATGAACAATTGGTAGAGATTATTGAACTTAAGGATCATCCATGGTTTGTATGTGTACAGTTTCATCCTGAATTTAAGTCAAAGCCTACAAGTCCCCATCCGCTATTCAAAGAATTTATACGGGCTGCTATCGGCTTTTACAAAGAAAACAGTCAAGGATGA
- a CDS encoding ParB/RepB/Spo0J family partition protein produces MSKKEKLSRSLQSLLGGVIGIEGETEQASIVKLNPEDIQPNNLQPRDIFHEDEMQGLVESIKKYGILQPIIVRPAPHGYMLIAGERRWRAAKQVGLKEIPAIIRYTDELSNLEIALIENIQREDLNPIEKARAFRELTNKFGLTQEQVAKAMGKDRSSITNYIRLLDLPEEIQENVSRGTVSMGHARALVSIQEKEMQLDLLERILKEGLSVRTVEEIVSMGKVPRTGKSTPPKEKPPPHIEDLEDRFRRFFGTKVTIKERNGKGKIMITFHTNDEFIRITNALGIHP; encoded by the coding sequence ATGTCAAAAAAGGAAAAACTTAGCCGCAGCCTTCAGTCTCTCCTCGGAGGCGTTATTGGAATAGAAGGAGAGACAGAGCAAGCTTCCATTGTAAAGCTAAACCCTGAAGACATCCAGCCAAACAATCTTCAACCCAGAGACATCTTTCACGAAGATGAAATGCAAGGGCTCGTTGAATCCATAAAAAAATACGGTATTTTACAGCCTATCATTGTAAGACCGGCACCACACGGATACATGCTCATTGCTGGTGAACGCCGATGGCGGGCAGCAAAACAGGTTGGACTAAAAGAAATTCCTGCAATAATTCGGTATACAGACGAATTAAGTAATCTTGAAATTGCCTTGATAGAAAATATTCAAAGAGAAGACCTTAATCCAATCGAAAAAGCCCGAGCATTCCGAGAATTAACGAATAAATTTGGACTTACCCAAGAACAGGTTGCAAAGGCTATGGGAAAAGATCGTAGCTCTATAACAAACTATATCAGATTATTAGATTTGCCTGAGGAAATTCAAGAGAATGTTTCACGTGGAACAGTATCTATGGGGCACGCAAGGGCGTTAGTATCTATTCAAGAAAAAGAAATGCAGTTAGATCTCCTTGAACGTATTCTAAAAGAGGGACTCTCTGTAAGAACGGTAGAAGAGATTGTCTCTATGGGAAAAGTACCCAGAACTGGCAAATCAACTCCCCCAAAAGAAAAACCTCCTCCACATATAGAAGACCTGGAAGACCGATTCAGGAGATTTTTCGGGACAAAGGTTACTATTAAGGAAAGGAACGGTAAGGGGAAAATTATGATTACATTCCACACGAATGATGAATTTATCCGGATTACTAATGCCTTAGGAATTCATCCTTGA
- a CDS encoding ABC transporter permease: MNGCIFSIAVNTIREVTRQSMFYFIICGGILLIFLSFFFTLFAFGEETRMIQEMGISTIMICCLCLASLSATITISSELEKGTMMTLLCKPVNKKSILFGKFFGILTIVFLSCGMMGLFLTASLSIKDSLEYHKGLLSSFADIGYSIFFELVCSFFQAAIICSIAIAGSLYIPMVSNLSLCLFIYAMGNSTYFFQKLFQGNEEGFPWYASIFFIFFPNLSGLNAIGTGIGFQKFSLAYVALLIIYAILYITLVIMLTCEFFNKKECK; encoded by the coding sequence ATGAATGGATGCATTTTTTCTATTGCCGTTAACACGATACGAGAAGTTACACGGCAATCGATGTTTTACTTTATTATATGCGGTGGAATTTTGCTGATATTTCTATCTTTCTTCTTTACCTTGTTTGCCTTTGGGGAAGAAACAAGGATGATACAAGAGATGGGAATATCGACAATTATGATCTGCTGTCTGTGCCTTGCCTCGTTAAGCGCAACAATTACCATATCTAGTGAACTGGAAAAAGGGACAATGATGACCTTGTTGTGCAAGCCGGTAAATAAAAAATCCATCCTTTTCGGTAAGTTTTTTGGCATACTAACTATTGTTTTCCTGTCCTGCGGAATGATGGGACTTTTTTTAACTGCCTCGTTGAGCATCAAAGATTCTTTGGAATATCATAAAGGATTGTTAAGCTCCTTTGCTGATATTGGCTATTCTATATTTTTTGAGTTAGTATGCTCTTTTTTTCAAGCAGCCATAATTTGTTCAATTGCAATTGCAGGATCCCTCTATATCCCTATGGTATCAAATTTGAGCTTGTGTCTGTTTATCTATGCTATGGGGAATTCAACGTATTTTTTCCAAAAGCTGTTTCAGGGCAATGAAGAAGGTTTCCCTTGGTATGCATCAATTTTCTTTATATTTTTCCCGAACCTTAGTGGTTTAAACGCCATTGGCACAGGAATCGGATTCCAGAAGTTTAGTCTCGCCTATGTAGCATTGTTAATAATATATGCTATTCTGTATATAACGCTTGTTATAATGTTAACGTGTGAGTTTTTTAATAAGAAAGAATGTAAATAA
- a CDS encoding metallophosphoesterase family protein translates to MIYGIIGDIHSNYDALTAVINELRLEQVDKILCVGDIIGYAAEPVKCIDLLRELNCISVAGNHDYAVVGKFPLGYFHADARSAVLWTAKQLSDEHISFLENLPLIEKLEGITLVHGALNHPEFFDYIITGPDAQLNLDILKTPVCFYGHTHVPLGILLDKGGTMHIERGNIFDLNGAEKALINVGSVGQPRDWDLRASCAIYYVEEKMVKIKRVKYNINEAVEKIYSAHLPGINALRLREHII, encoded by the coding sequence TTGATCTACGGTATAATAGGTGATATTCATAGTAATTATGATGCCTTAACAGCGGTTATTAATGAGCTTCGACTAGAACAAGTCGATAAGATATTATGTGTCGGAGATATCATTGGCTATGCCGCTGAACCAGTAAAGTGCATAGATTTGCTCCGTGAGCTAAATTGTATAAGCGTAGCCGGAAACCACGATTATGCCGTGGTGGGGAAATTCCCCCTAGGTTATTTCCATGCTGATGCAAGATCTGCCGTTTTATGGACAGCAAAACAACTTTCCGATGAGCATATAAGTTTTTTAGAGAATTTACCCTTGATTGAAAAATTAGAAGGTATTACCCTTGTCCATGGAGCATTAAACCACCCGGAATTTTTTGATTATATAATAACAGGTCCTGATGCACAATTAAACCTCGATATTTTAAAAACGCCGGTTTGTTTCTATGGCCATACTCATGTGCCGTTAGGAATTCTTTTAGATAAAGGAGGGACTATGCATATTGAGAGAGGGAATATTTTTGACTTAAATGGCGCAGAAAAGGCACTGATAAATGTAGGAAGTGTAGGACAGCCACGGGATTGGGATCTCAGGGCTTCTTGTGCTATTTACTACGTAGAAGAAAAGATGGTAAAAATTAAGCGTGTAAAATATAACATCAACGAAGCCGTAGAGAAGATATATTCAGCGCATTTGCCAGGGATAAACGCCTTGCGGTTAAGGGAACATATTATTTAA